A single window of Balaenoptera acutorostrata chromosome X, mBalAcu1.1, whole genome shotgun sequence DNA harbors:
- the LOC102997695 gene encoding ferritin light chain, whose product MHLRASCTYLSLGFYFDRDDVALEGVGHFFRELAKEKREGAEHLLKRQNQHSGSALFQNVQKPSQDEWGKTQDAMEAAINMKKNLNQVLLDLHALGSACADPHFCNFLESHFLDEEVKLIKKMGDHLTNLCMLAGPQAGLGEYLFERLTVKYD is encoded by the coding sequence ATGCATCTGCGGGCCTCCTGCACCTacctctctctgggcttctattTCGACCGCGACGATGTGGCTCTGGAGGGCGTGGGCCACTTTTTCCGCGAATTGGCCAAAGAGAAGCGTGAGGGCGCCGAGCATCtcttgaaaaggcaaaaccaGCACAGCGGCAGCGCCCTCTTCCAGAACGTGCAGAAGCCATCTCAGGATGAGTGGGGTAAAACCCAGGACGCTATGGAAGCCGCCATTAACATGAAGAAGAACCTGAACCAGGTCCTTTTGGATCTGCATGCCCTGGGTTCTGCCTGTGCAGACCCCCATTTCTGCAATTTCCTGGAGAGCCACTTCCTAGATGAAGAGGTGAAACTCATCAAGAAGATGGGTGACCACCTGACCAACCTCTGCATGCTGGCTggtccccaggctgggctgggcgaGTATCTCTTCGAAAGGCTCACCGTCAAGTACGACTAG